From Martelella sp. AD-3, a single genomic window includes:
- the repC gene encoding plasmid replication protein RepC produces MENAITTTPFGRRPLSLAMLSSQKAAREAPKGARLNKWKVFHTVREAREALGASDRGLAILNALLTFYPENELSEETGFVVWPSNEQLIARANGISPATLRRHLAVLVDCGLIIRRDSPNGKRFARKGRGGHVEQAYGFDLSPLVARAEEFASMAERIAEERRALKCARERLTLLRRDIVKMIEAGLNEGVSGDWAAMSQVYRAIIDRLPRSPDLATAEDICDALALLHEEVHDALESHVNSQKTNANESHTERHKQNSNPESQFESEYGLGKKTEASGSAGETDNLHSLPKRELPLALVLDACEGFRDLAKGGSIRNWRDFLGIAEIARPMLGVSPSAWREAAEVMGDKQAAITLAAIYQRGEAVVSPGGYLRNLTERARDGQFSVWPMVMALLRSRIEAGNATQTPKPDDDGRGERAGDDGLSISPALARSLKKPR; encoded by the coding sequence ATGGAAAATGCGATAACCACGACGCCCTTCGGGCGGCGGCCGCTATCGCTCGCGATGCTTTCAAGCCAGAAAGCGGCGCGGGAAGCCCCGAAAGGGGCGCGGCTTAACAAGTGGAAGGTGTTTCATACCGTGCGGGAGGCGCGGGAGGCGCTGGGGGCGAGTGATCGCGGCCTTGCGATCCTGAATGCGCTCCTGACCTTCTATCCCGAGAACGAACTGTCGGAGGAAACCGGCTTCGTCGTCTGGCCGTCCAACGAACAGCTGATCGCGCGTGCCAACGGCATCTCGCCGGCGACACTTCGGCGGCACCTGGCGGTGCTGGTCGATTGTGGCTTGATCATCCGCCGCGACAGCCCGAACGGCAAGCGCTTCGCCAGGAAGGGCAGGGGAGGGCATGTCGAACAGGCCTATGGCTTCGACCTGTCGCCGCTGGTGGCAAGGGCGGAAGAGTTCGCTTCGATGGCCGAAAGGATTGCCGAGGAGCGTCGGGCGTTGAAATGCGCGCGCGAACGGCTGACATTGCTGCGCCGGGACATCGTCAAGATGATCGAGGCCGGTCTCAACGAGGGCGTGTCGGGTGACTGGGCGGCGATGAGCCAGGTCTATCGCGCGATCATCGACCGGCTGCCGCGTTCTCCGGATCTGGCGACGGCGGAGGATATCTGCGATGCGCTTGCGCTTTTGCATGAGGAAGTGCATGACGCATTGGAATCGCACGTAAATTCGCAAAAAACGAACGCCAATGAGTCTCATACTGAGCGTCACAAACAAAATTCAAACCCAGAATCCCAATTTGAATCTGAATATGGCTTAGGAAAGAAAACAGAAGCGAGCGGCAGCGCCGGCGAAACCGACAATCTGCACAGCCTGCCGAAGCGGGAATTGCCGCTGGCACTGGTGCTGGATGCCTGCGAAGGCTTTCGGGATCTGGCAAAGGGAGGATCCATCCGCAACTGGCGGGACTTCCTGGGCATCGCCGAGATCGCCCGGCCGATGCTGGGCGTCAGCCCCAGCGCCTGGCGGGAGGCGGCCGAGGTGATGGGCGACAAACAGGCCGCAATCACGCTCGCCGCGATCTACCAGCGTGGCGAGGCCGTCGTCAGCCCCGGCGGCTATCTGCGCAATCTGACGGAACGGGCGAGAGATGGCCAGTTCTCCGTCTGGCCGATGGTCATGGCGCTGTTGAGGTCAAGGATCGAGGCCGGGAACGCCACGCAGACGCCAAAACCCGATGACGACGGGAGAGGGGAGCGCGCCGGCGATGACGGTCTCTCGATTTCGCCCGCTTTGGCACGCTCATTGAAGAAGCCGCGATGA